In Clostridiaceae bacterium, a single genomic region encodes these proteins:
- a CDS encoding nicotinate-nucleotide adenylyltransferase has protein sequence MIKKIRKLGISGGTFDPIHYGHLIIAEDIRESFKLDKVIFIPSGMPPHKDITKVTDARHRYNMVRIAIDNNPYFEASSIELDRPGYTYTVDTLIQLKEIYGEDTKLYFITGADVVPELLTWKNYQKIFKLCEFITVLRPGYKKSTFIEAVEKMRVEHGAIIHLTEAPLIGISSTIIRTRMNENKSIKYLVPEKVEKYIFDNMLYVFK, from the coding sequence ATGATAAAAAAGATACGAAAATTAGGCATATCAGGCGGCACTTTTGATCCTATTCACTATGGCCATCTGATAATTGCAGAGGATATAAGGGAAAGTTTTAAACTGGATAAAGTAATATTTATACCATCAGGGATGCCCCCTCATAAAGATATAACAAAAGTTACAGATGCAAGGCACCGTTATAATATGGTGCGCATTGCTATAGATAATAATCCTTATTTCGAGGCATCCTCTATAGAGTTGGACAGGCCTGGATATACTTATACTGTTGATACCCTGATACAGCTTAAGGAGATCTATGGTGAAGATACAAAACTCTACTTTATTACTGGTGCAGACGTGGTACCAGAGCTATTAACCTGGAAAAACTATCAGAAAATATTTAAATTATGTGAATTTATTACTGTGCTCAGACCTGGATATAAAAAATCCACCTTTATTGAAGCAGTGGAAAAGATGAGGGTGGAACATGGAGCGATAATTCATCTTACAGAAGCTCCTCTTATTGGTATTTCCTCAACCATAATAAGAACCAGGATGAATGAAAATAAATCAATAAAATATTTGGTACCGGAAAAAGTGGAAAAGTATATATTTGATAATATGCTTTATGTTTTTAAATAG
- a CDS encoding dihydrodipicolinate synthase family protein: protein MNNIKFTGIIPAIVSPLNEDGTIKEKELRKLVRWHLSEGCTGFYICGANGEGVVMKPESRKHLAEIMVDEVKGKGYIIDHVCAVDLRTAMDLARHASDIGVDAVASLPPFFYHYGDEQIYQYYKAISDSCDVPVMMYAASYISGTNMPPKTVEKMMGIERMIGLKWTSSNYFEMRRLKELNNGNINVLNGSDETLICGLVMGADGGIGATYNIMPKMFVKLYNAFVSGNIKEAQEIQYKVNKVIDVLLRWGVGCGVKDTLEMIGYEVGKCTYPLKRFTDEEQKLFRAELKALNFEQEYL, encoded by the coding sequence ATGAATAATATTAAATTTACAGGAATTATTCCAGCAATTGTAAGTCCATTAAATGAGGATGGGACAATAAAGGAAAAAGAACTTAGAAAACTTGTAAGATGGCATTTAAGTGAGGGTTGTACAGGGTTTTATATCTGCGGTGCTAATGGTGAAGGTGTAGTTATGAAGCCTGAATCAAGAAAGCATCTCGCAGAAATTATGGTTGATGAAGTAAAAGGCAAGGGGTACATAATTGATCATGTTTGTGCTGTTGATTTACGGACAGCTATGGATTTAGCAAGGCATGCTTCTGATATTGGAGTAGATGCTGTGGCATCACTGCCACCATTCTTCTATCATTATGGGGATGAACAGATTTATCAATATTATAAGGCAATATCAGATTCATGTGATGTTCCTGTAATGATGTACGCTGCAAGTTATATTTCAGGGACAAACATGCCACCTAAAACAGTAGAGAAAATGATGGGTATAGAAAGAATGATTGGTTTAAAATGGACTAGCAGTAATTATTTTGAAATGAGAAGGTTGAAAGAGCTAAATAATGGAAATATTAATGTGTTAAACGGGTCCGATGAAACCTTAATATGTGGATTGGTAATGGGAGCTGATGGTGGAATTGGTGCAACATACAATATAATGCCTAAAATGTTTGTTAAACTATATAATGCTTTTGTTTCAGGAAACATTAAAGAAGCCCAGGAAATACAGTACAAAGTTAATAAAGTAATTGATGTTTTGCTTAGATGGGGAGTAGGTTGTGGAGTTAAGGACACATTGGAAATGATAGGATATGAAGTTGGTAAATGTACTTATCCATTAAAAAGATTTACTGATGAGGAACAGAAATTATTTAGAGCAGAACTGAAAGCATTGAACTTCGAACAAGAGTATCTATAA
- a CDS encoding MFS transporter, whose translation MQKKYSTLRETTSQNTGHGDTEVDYSVSNNGLSYRTVQSSKNIFDRIPGRFCNIHTEQLAIFLTVAITLLGDSSLYVLLPTYVFDLGIPVAAVGVILSLNRFVRIITNYYAKYLYSYFGRRRLFIYSVILSAITTLFYGLPVGVVILGFSRLIWGGCWSAMRLVSFESIAENSNDNNRGTLTGLFHSIARIGSLLAIFLGGILSNYLGYRNTYYIFAFMTFIIGVPLSFYGMSIKRSSGNMQISEQTDERATEQTQEQMTEQTPVQTTEQTTVRETGVSVGNNENTYNHVKSKVNISLKLTYFMTFLNSWVGNGLLVSTIGYILLLIFGKEVTLFNITIGVSIAASFLVSVRWFYDIFLSVIFGKLADRFGYFKIIIMNCILQIISLLIIAYTQSFILIFLAAIVGFGGVTALTSTLDASAIGYQSLNKDKNILGHFTTWQDLGAAFGSMAGYSLVIAVGYSRAYMITALMIVLAIAFAIINRKRNSE comes from the coding sequence ATGCAGAAAAAATATAGCACATTAAGAGAAACAACATCACAAAATACGGGGCATGGCGATACTGAAGTAGACTATAGTGTATCAAATAATGGTTTATCATACAGGACTGTACAATCTAGTAAAAACATTTTTGACAGAATTCCTGGAAGGTTCTGCAATATTCATACAGAACAATTAGCCATATTCCTTACAGTTGCCATTACGCTGCTTGGGGACTCCAGTCTTTATGTTCTCCTGCCTACTTATGTATTTGACCTGGGAATACCTGTGGCAGCTGTAGGAGTTATTCTTAGCCTCAACAGGTTTGTAAGAATAATTACGAATTATTATGCCAAATACTTGTATTCATATTTCGGGCGAAGAAGATTATTTATATATAGCGTAATATTATCTGCCATTACAACGCTTTTTTATGGCCTGCCGGTTGGTGTTGTTATTTTAGGATTTTCAAGATTGATCTGGGGTGGCTGCTGGTCGGCAATGAGACTTGTAAGCTTTGAAAGTATTGCTGAAAACAGCAACGATAATAACAGAGGAACATTGACGGGTTTATTTCATTCTATTGCAAGAATAGGGAGCCTTCTGGCAATATTTCTGGGAGGAATATTATCTAATTATCTGGGATACAGGAACACATATTATATTTTTGCATTTATGACTTTTATAATAGGTGTACCTCTTTCCTTTTATGGAATGAGTATAAAAAGATCCTCTGGTAACATGCAAATATCAGAACAGACAGATGAACGGGCTACAGAACAAACACAAGAACAGATGACAGAACAAACCCCAGTGCAGACAACGGAACAAACAACTGTACGAGAAACCGGCGTTAGCGTTGGTAATAATGAAAATACTTATAATCATGTAAAAAGTAAAGTCAATATAAGTTTAAAGCTGACATATTTTATGACTTTCCTAAATTCTTGGGTAGGTAACGGATTACTTGTCTCCACCATTGGATATATATTGCTGCTGATATTCGGAAAAGAAGTGACTCTTTTCAATATAACCATAGGAGTATCCATTGCAGCAAGTTTTCTGGTTTCGGTAAGATGGTTTTATGATATATTTCTATCAGTTATATTTGGTAAATTGGCTGACCGGTTTGGATATTTTAAGATAATTATAATGAACTGTATTCTTCAAATAATTTCTTTATTAATAATTGCCTATACCCAATCATTTATTCTTATATTCCTGGCCGCAATAGTAGGTTTTGGTGGTGTAACTGCTCTCACAAGCACTTTGGATGCATCTGCAATTGGCTATCAGTCTTTAAATAAAGACAAAAATATACTTGGACATTTTACAACCTGGCAGGACCTGGGAGCTGCTTTTGGCTCTATGGCAGGATATTCACTTGTAATTGCGGTAGGATATAGCAGAGCATATATGATAACTGCACTTATGATTGTATTGGCAATTGCCTTTGCAATAATAAATAGAAAGAGAAATAGTGAATAG
- a CDS encoding asparaginase: protein MKNILLLSTGGTIASVNEGAGLVPRITGEYMARLIPELEGLCHIEYKSVFCKDSSNIQPEDWKVIAHEACSGVKNYDGVVITHGTDTMAYTASMLSFMLRNLHKPVILTGSQLPIDAPGTDGKKNLLDAFQAAVKGIQGVYVVFNGKIIFGTRAVKTHTEALDAFESINYPPAGFIKGNQVIVNTSDNKLNSHIKFTSDINSTDTTSCTEEVYVDDNIDSRVFLIKLYPGIDPGIIPILIERGYKGIVIEAFGSGGLPTDERSFIPEIKKALDLGVAVVINTQCVYGKSDLSIYQVGLKAAEAGVIPGYDMTTEAAVTKLMWALGKTKDLNEIRRLMES from the coding sequence TTGAAGAATATACTGTTGCTGTCTACGGGCGGGACAATTGCTTCAGTTAATGAAGGAGCAGGCCTTGTTCCCAGAATTACAGGTGAGTACATGGCCAGGCTTATTCCGGAACTGGAAGGCCTGTGCCATATTGAGTATAAAAGCGTTTTTTGCAAGGATAGTTCAAATATTCAGCCGGAAGACTGGAAGGTAATTGCTCATGAAGCTTGTTCCGGAGTAAAAAACTATGATGGAGTTGTTATTACTCACGGGACTGATACTATGGCATATACGGCATCCATGCTTTCATTTATGCTAAGGAATTTGCATAAACCTGTTATTTTAACAGGTTCTCAGTTGCCAATAGATGCTCCCGGAACTGATGGAAAAAAGAATTTACTTGATGCATTTCAGGCAGCTGTTAAAGGCATTCAGGGTGTATATGTGGTTTTTAACGGGAAAATAATTTTTGGAACGAGGGCTGTTAAAACCCATACTGAAGCACTGGATGCTTTTGAGAGCATTAATTATCCCCCTGCCGGTTTTATAAAAGGAAATCAAGTGATTGTAAATACCTCTGATAATAAACTTAATTCTCACATAAAATTTACCTCTGATATAAATTCAACTGATACCACATCCTGCACAGAAGAAGTTTATGTTGATGATAATATTGACAGCAGAGTATTTTTGATTAAACTTTATCCTGGAATTGACCCTGGTATTATCCCTATATTAATTGAAAGAGGCTATAAAGGTATCGTTATAGAAGCATTTGGCTCAGGGGGGCTGCCCACAGATGAAAGATCTTTTATTCCTGAAATAAAAAAAGCACTTGACTTGGGAGTAGCTGTGGTAATAAATACCCAATGTGTTTATGGAAAATCAGACCTCAGCATCTATCAGGTAGGATTAAAAGCTGCTGAAGCAGGAGTTATACCCGGTTATGACATGACTACTGAGGCCGCTGTAACAAAGCTTATGTGGGCATTAGGCAAAACAAAGGACTTAAATGAGATAAGAAGGCTAATGGAATCTTAA
- a CDS encoding leucine--tRNA ligase, whose protein sequence is MNAYNPKLIEKKWQEIWEKEGTFYASEDKTKPKFYALIEFPYPSGQGLHVGHPRPYTALDIISRKKRMQGYNVLFPIGWDAFGLPTENYAIQNKIHPKIVTEKNINRFREQLKSLGFSFDWSREINTTDPEYYKWTQWIFLKLFEKGLAYKSEASINWCTQCKVGLANEEVVGGVCERCGGEVVRKVKNQWMLRITKYADRLINDLDLVDYIERVKIQQINWIGRSYGMEVNFETTAGYTLKVFTTRPDTLFGATYMVISPEHPMIDELKDKITNLDELMKYRELASKKSDFERTELSKEKTGVQIEGIKAINPVNGKEIPIWISDYVLISYGTGAIMAVPGHDTRDWEFAKKFNLPIIEVVSGGDVEKEAYTDIENGIMVNSEFLNGLQVSEAKEKISDWLEERGIGKRKVNYKLRDWVFSRQRYWGEPIPLVYCEKCGWVPVPEDQLPVLLPEVESYEPTDTGESPLANIEEWVNTTCPKCGGPGKRETDTMPQWAGSSWYFLRYTDPHNKKELASRENLEYWTPIDWYNGGMEHTTLHLLYSRFWHKFLYDCGIVPTPEPYKKRTSHGMILGENNEKMSKSRGNVVNPDEMIDEFGADTLRTYEMFIGDFEKAVPWSYNAIKGCRRFLDRVWKLQEILTEGDEYSKDIEVSMNKTIKKVSEDYETLKFNTAIAALMSLLNEFYSRGKINRAEFKTFLILLNPVAPHITEELWVLNGYEGMLHAQSWPTWDESKTVEDMIEIAIQINGKVKERIMIPSGLDKKQTEEKALEDEKVKALLENKNVIKVIGVPGKLVNIVVK, encoded by the coding sequence ATGAATGCTTATAATCCAAAACTAATAGAAAAGAAGTGGCAGGAAATCTGGGAGAAGGAAGGCACATTTTATGCTTCCGAGGATAAGACAAAACCAAAGTTTTATGCATTAATAGAATTTCCATATCCTTCAGGCCAGGGATTGCATGTAGGACATCCCAGACCTTATACAGCTTTGGATATTATATCCAGGAAAAAAAGGATGCAGGGATATAATGTTCTTTTTCCCATAGGTTGGGATGCTTTTGGACTACCTACAGAAAATTACGCAATACAGAATAAAATTCATCCTAAAATTGTAACAGAGAAAAATATAAATAGATTCAGAGAACAGTTAAAGTCTCTGGGATTTTCCTTTGACTGGTCCAGAGAAATAAATACTACCGATCCTGAGTACTATAAATGGACTCAGTGGATATTCCTGAAGTTGTTTGAAAAAGGACTTGCATATAAGAGCGAGGCTTCAATAAACTGGTGTACACAGTGTAAAGTCGGACTTGCAAATGAAGAAGTAGTAGGCGGTGTCTGTGAACGCTGTGGCGGAGAAGTTGTCAGAAAGGTTAAAAACCAATGGATGCTCAGAATAACAAAATATGCAGACAGATTAATAAATGATCTGGATCTCGTTGATTACATAGAGAGGGTAAAAATCCAGCAAATAAATTGGATAGGCCGTTCTTATGGTATGGAAGTGAACTTTGAAACAACTGCGGGTTATACTCTAAAAGTTTTTACAACACGTCCGGATACTCTTTTTGGAGCTACATACATGGTTATTTCACCGGAGCATCCAATGATTGATGAATTAAAGGATAAAATTACAAACTTGGATGAATTAATGAAGTATAGAGAATTGGCATCTAAAAAATCCGATTTCGAGAGGACAGAGCTTTCAAAAGAAAAAACAGGAGTACAAATAGAAGGCATCAAAGCAATTAATCCGGTAAATGGAAAAGAAATACCTATATGGATTTCTGATTATGTTTTAATTTCTTACGGTACAGGCGCAATTATGGCTGTGCCCGGGCATGATACCAGGGACTGGGAGTTTGCCAAAAAGTTCAATTTGCCAATTATTGAAGTGGTTTCCGGAGGAGATGTTGAAAAGGAAGCTTATACGGATATAGAAAATGGCATAATGGTTAACTCCGAATTCCTAAATGGCTTACAGGTAAGCGAGGCCAAGGAAAAAATAAGCGATTGGCTGGAAGAAAGGGGTATTGGAAAAAGAAAGGTCAACTATAAACTGAGAGATTGGGTATTCTCAAGACAAAGATACTGGGGAGAACCGATACCTTTGGTTTATTGTGAAAAATGCGGTTGGGTACCTGTTCCTGAAGACCAGCTTCCTGTCCTGCTTCCTGAAGTGGAAAGCTATGAGCCCACAGATACTGGTGAATCACCATTAGCCAATATAGAAGAATGGGTAAATACAACTTGCCCGAAGTGCGGAGGACCAGGGAAGAGGGAAACTGATACAATGCCCCAATGGGCAGGATCATCCTGGTACTTCTTAAGATATACTGATCCTCACAATAAAAAGGAACTGGCAAGCAGGGAAAATCTGGAGTATTGGACACCTATAGACTGGTATAATGGCGGAATGGAGCATACAACACTTCATTTGTTGTATTCAAGGTTTTGGCATAAGTTCCTTTATGACTGTGGAATAGTACCAACTCCCGAACCTTACAAGAAAAGGACATCCCATGGAATGATACTGGGTGAGAATAATGAAAAGATGTCCAAATCAAGAGGTAATGTTGTAAACCCGGATGAAATGATAGACGAATTTGGAGCAGATACACTGAGAACTTATGAAATGTTTATCGGTGATTTTGAAAAAGCAGTTCCCTGGTCATATAATGCTATAAAGGGCTGCAGAAGGTTTCTTGATAGGGTATGGAAACTGCAGGAGATTTTGACTGAGGGTGACGAATATTCTAAAGATATAGAAGTTAGCATGAATAAAACAATCAAAAAAGTAAGTGAGGACTATGAGACTTTAAAATTCAATACTGCTATTGCTGCTCTCATGTCCCTATTAAATGAATTTTACAGCCGCGGAAAAATCAACAGGGCGGAATTTAAGACTTTCCTTATCCTTCTAAACCCTGTCGCTCCCCATATAACTGAAGAATTATGGGTTCTAAACGGATATGAAGGAATGCTCCACGCCCAGTCCTGGCCTACCTGGGATGAAAGTAAGACCGTTGAGGACATGATTGAAATTGCCATACAGATAAATGGAAAAGTAAAAGAAAGGATAATGATTCCTTCTGGTCTGGATAAAAAGCAGACAGAAGAAAAAGCTCTGGAAGATGAAAAAGTAAAAGCCTTGCTTGAGAATAAGAATGTAATCAAAGTTATTGGTGTACCGGGCAAGTTGGTAAACATAGTTGTGAAATAA
- the rsfS gene encoding ribosome silencing factor produces MKDKIIEILEDKKAKEINIINIRKISTLADYFIICSGTSTTHIRTLADEVEQKMHIYGYKLLGKEGYSSSRWILLDYGDVVVHIFNQDERKFYNLERLWYDGEQTSIINGNSFKQDTLNKDV; encoded by the coding sequence ATGAAGGATAAAATCATAGAGATACTAGAGGATAAGAAAGCAAAGGAAATAAATATTATTAACATTCGGAAGATATCCACTTTGGCAGATTACTTTATAATATGCAGTGGTACTTCCACTACGCACATCAGAACACTGGCTGATGAAGTGGAACAAAAGATGCATATTTACGGCTATAAACTGTTAGGCAAAGAGGGTTATAGCAGTTCAAGATGGATTCTTCTTGATTATGGTGACGTTGTTGTGCATATATTCAACCAAGACGAAAGAAAATTTTATAATTTAGAGAGACTCTGGTATGATGGAGAACAAACTAGTATAATAAATGGTAATAGTTTTAAACAAGATACATTGAATAAGGATGTGTAG
- a CDS encoding competence protein ComEA, translating into MEIKLFNRIYYINKEIIAITISFFVIISVTAGYLLLKEYRDTMVLERQEDKSLTNNEGKAGQSTQDNNSSGTESYGEEPEADEKIEDGEKIHVYVTGCVNNPGIVTLKKGQIINDAIIAAGGATNDADIENINLVYRLEGNAMLYIRSKAEIANYGEQADPEHKQEEKQTAQGKIIEPGQGEAGPGVKIIYDSGGAVVYEEKTNTDNKGKVNINTADISQLTTLPGIGEATAKDIIEYREKNGKFKTIEDIMKVPRIKEGRFNNIKDLIVVD; encoded by the coding sequence ATGGAAATAAAGTTATTTAATAGAATATATTACATAAATAAGGAGATTATTGCAATTACAATATCGTTTTTTGTAATAATATCTGTTACAGCTGGATATTTATTGCTAAAGGAATATAGGGACACAATGGTTCTTGAAAGACAGGAAGATAAGAGTCTGACCAATAATGAAGGCAAGGCAGGCCAATCTACGCAGGATAACAATTCTTCAGGAACAGAATCTTATGGGGAAGAGCCTGAAGCTGATGAAAAAATTGAAGACGGGGAGAAAATTCATGTCTATGTAACAGGATGTGTGAACAATCCTGGCATTGTAACGCTAAAGAAGGGACAGATAATTAACGATGCAATAATTGCAGCGGGAGGAGCAACCAATGATGCAGATATAGAGAATATTAACCTGGTATACAGGCTGGAAGGTAATGCAATGCTTTATATCAGGTCAAAAGCAGAAATCGCAAATTACGGTGAGCAGGCAGATCCGGAACATAAACAGGAAGAAAAACAAACAGCCCAGGGGAAAATAATAGAACCAGGACAAGGAGAAGCAGGTCCAGGGGTAAAGATTATCTATGACAGCGGGGGAGCCGTTGTGTATGAGGAAAAAACTAATACAGACAACAAGGGAAAGGTTAATATAAATACGGCGGATATCAGCCAGCTTACAACTCTTCCGGGAATAGGAGAAGCCACTGCAAAGGACATTATTGAATACAGGGAGAAGAATGGAAAATTCAAAACAATTGAAGATATAATGAAGGTTCCCAGGATAAAGGAAGGTAGGTTTAACAACATAAAGGATTTAATTGTGGTGGATTAA
- a CDS encoding fumarylacetoacetate hydrolase family protein codes for MKYLRFKYNGTTRYGILEGDIIKEISGNFFEEFGYTGREFELDEVKLLAPCIPSKVVAVGLNYISHIKEFGDRKIPSNPTLFIKLPHTIIGPGDDIIRPKGAERVDFEAELAVVISKPCKNISADKADDYILGATCLNDVTERSIQAMDGQWTRAKNFETFCPIGPYIVNDIDYNALDIKSYLNGEIKQSSNTNNLIWKVQELVSFISRVIPLKPGDIVSTGTPSGVGAMKNGDIIEIDIEGIGRLRNQVREE; via the coding sequence ATGAAATATTTAAGGTTTAAGTATAATGGAACAACCAGATATGGAATACTTGAAGGAGATATTATTAAAGAAATTTCCGGAAATTTTTTTGAAGAATTCGGCTATACCGGCAGGGAATTTGAACTTGATGAAGTAAAGCTCCTTGCTCCCTGTATTCCTTCAAAGGTGGTGGCAGTTGGCCTTAATTATATATCTCATATAAAAGAGTTTGGTGACCGGAAAATTCCCTCAAACCCGACTCTGTTTATTAAATTGCCTCATACAATAATTGGACCGGGAGATGATATTATACGGCCCAAGGGTGCTGAAAGAGTTGATTTCGAAGCAGAGCTGGCTGTTGTTATCAGCAAGCCCTGTAAAAATATCAGCGCGGATAAGGCAGATGATTATATTCTTGGAGCAACGTGCTTAAATGATGTTACAGAAAGAAGTATTCAGGCAATGGATGGACAATGGACAAGAGCCAAAAATTTTGAAACATTTTGTCCCATAGGTCCTTACATTGTTAATGATATTGACTATAATGCTCTGGATATTAAATCTTATCTCAATGGAGAAATAAAGCAGTCTTCAAATACAAATAATTTAATCTGGAAAGTACAGGAGTTAGTAAGCTTTATTTCACGTGTAATTCCGTTGAAACCAGGGGATATTGTTTCTACAGGCACCCCTTCAGGGGTGGGTGCCATGAAAAACGGTGATATTATAGAGATTGATATAGAAGGTATTGGCAGACTAAGAAATCAAGTTCGGGAGGAATAA
- a CDS encoding HD domain-containing protein has protein sequence MMTLEEMQKKLQETLPKGRFQHSVNVMHEAVKLAEIYGEDKNKAAIAGLLHDCAKGIKGEEALEICKKHNIIIDEVMQLQTGLLHGPIGSHIADCEYGVKDPYILNAIYYHTTGCENMDRLTKIIYIADYIEPNRSFYGVEKIRRKVISDLDEAIIIALNTTIKHVITKGHLLHINTINARNYLIKERGHISVTKNIRHNEG, from the coding sequence ATTATGACACTGGAAGAAATGCAAAAGAAACTGCAGGAAACACTTCCTAAGGGAAGATTCCAACATTCGGTAAATGTAATGCATGAAGCTGTTAAATTGGCTGAAATATATGGAGAAGATAAAAATAAAGCTGCAATAGCAGGACTTTTACATGATTGTGCTAAAGGAATAAAAGGGGAAGAAGCCCTTGAAATATGCAAAAAACACAATATAATAATTGATGAGGTAATGCAGTTACAGACCGGGTTGCTTCATGGGCCTATCGGGTCGCATATAGCTGATTGTGAATACGGTGTAAAAGATCCATATATTCTGAACGCCATATATTACCACACTACAGGCTGTGAAAATATGGATCGGCTGACTAAGATTATTTATATTGCAGATTATATAGAACCAAATAGAAGTTTTTATGGAGTTGAAAAAATTAGAAGAAAGGTTATTAGTGACCTGGATGAGGCAATAATTATAGCATTGAACACAACAATTAAGCATGTGATTACTAAAGGACACCTTTTACACATAAACACAATTAACGCAAGAAACTATTTAATAAAGGAAAGGGGACATATTTCTGTCACAAAAAACATCAGACATAATGAAGGATAA
- a CDS encoding D-alanyl-D-alanine carboxypeptidase translates to MKRLLAMALILLVFLLNFPLCCAAPLNIEAEAYILMDIKSGQVLCEKDSENKKLYPASTTKIMTAIVALENSTLDTMMTASQAAVYDIGKDGMNIGIMPGEVLSLEQLLHALLIVSANEAANIIAENVCDTRQEFIDLMNKRAQELGAKNTHFVNANGMHDNNHYTTAKDMALIAKHAMNIPEFREIVSKTEYTPIATNKHPSWPTLYSSNKLLRFYNDSELFEVTGIKTGYTGPAGFNLVSSGKNNEGMELLSVILGVSASDNKDSVYKYSRQLLEYGFENYSIQSLVRKGQVIKTVQVDPGTGTAEDLNIVADNSISAVLPVENYNASLNTKEYIKPRIEVPVYKGDILGYLEYENNGITLGRVNLVASKTIEKVILEKTSTEKIKEVFTNPVFLKVAKISTCVIIGFALLRFTLRRISRRYRRRVRRRYY, encoded by the coding sequence ATGAAAAGACTTCTTGCTATGGCGTTAATATTATTGGTCTTTTTGCTAAATTTTCCCTTATGTTGTGCGGCACCCTTGAATATTGAAGCTGAAGCATATATTTTAATGGATATTAAATCTGGCCAGGTACTTTGTGAGAAGGATTCAGAAAACAAGAAGCTTTATCCTGCCAGTACAACAAAAATAATGACAGCCATAGTAGCACTTGAAAACAGCACTCTGGATACCATGATGACAGCAAGCCAGGCAGCAGTTTACGATATAGGTAAAGATGGCATGAATATTGGTATTATGCCTGGAGAAGTATTGAGCCTGGAACAGTTGTTGCATGCACTTCTAATAGTGTCTGCCAACGAAGCTGCAAATATTATTGCTGAAAATGTGTGCGATACCAGGCAAGAATTTATTGATCTGATGAATAAAAGAGCCCAGGAACTGGGCGCAAAAAATACCCATTTCGTAAATGCAAACGGAATGCATGATAATAACCACTACACTACGGCAAAAGATATGGCGCTTATCGCAAAACATGCCATGAATATACCAGAGTTCAGAGAAATAGTCAGCAAAACTGAATATACCCCTATAGCAACCAATAAACATCCTTCCTGGCCGACATTGTATTCTTCCAATAAGTTACTTAGATTCTATAATGATAGCGAACTTTTTGAAGTTACAGGAATAAAAACAGGGTATACAGGCCCTGCCGGATTTAACCTGGTTTCTTCCGGTAAAAACAATGAAGGAATGGAGTTGCTCTCAGTTATATTGGGAGTAAGTGCTTCAGACAATAAAGACAGTGTTTATAAATACTCCAGGCAGCTACTGGAATACGGTTTTGAAAATTATTCAATCCAATCCCTTGTGAGAAAGGGTCAGGTAATAAAAACTGTCCAGGTTGATCCTGGAACAGGAACGGCTGAAGACCTGAATATTGTCGCAGATAATAGTATAAGTGCCGTACTGCCTGTAGAAAATTACAATGCATCTCTAAACACAAAGGAATATATAAAACCACGAATTGAAGTTCCTGTATATAAGGGTGATATTTTAGGCTATTTAGAGTATGAGAATAATGGTATAACCCTTGGCCGTGTAAATCTTGTTGCATCCAAAACAATTGAAAAAGTCATCTTGGAAAAAACTTCTACCGAAAAGATAAAAGAGGTTTTCACTAATCCTGTCTTTTTAAAGGTAGCTAAAATATCAACCTGTGTTATAATTGGTTTCGCACTTCTAAGGTTCACGTTAAGAAGGATCTCAAGAAGATATCGCAGGAGAGTTCGAAGAAGGTATTATTGA